A portion of the Aphelocoma coerulescens isolate FSJ_1873_10779 chromosome 11, UR_Acoe_1.0, whole genome shotgun sequence genome contains these proteins:
- the CMTM3 gene encoding CKLF-like MARVEL transmembrane domain-containing protein 3, whose amino-acid sequence MEDPEPAGAAPPPGLSSLLPPREFLRSRKGQLLLAESVLSFIIFICYIASLAASFMMAPLLEFLLALFLFFAYASKLNEKFKGAHWPLADFLRCVTAAIIYFAISIAAVSKYSDGASKAAGVFGFAATIVFAIDFYITFNDLVTFLKQGSSDSPEGRKTEDEDSDSDSD is encoded by the exons atggaggacCCCGAGCCCGCGGGGGCCGCACCACCGCCCGGGCTGAGCTCGCTGCTCCCCCCCCGGGAGTTCCTGCGCTCCCGCaaggggcagctgctgctcgCGGAGTCG GTGCTGTCATTTATCATCTTTATCTGCTATATTGCATCTCTAGCAGCTTCTTTCATGATGGCACCACTCCTAGAGTTTCTGCTGGCactgtttctcttttttgccTACGCCTCCAAGCTTAATGAGAAGTTTAAAGGAGCCCACTGGCCTTTGGCG GATTTCTTGCGCTGCGTCACTGCTGCCATTATTTACTTTGCCATTTCAATTGCTGCTGTCTCAAAGTACAGTGATGGAGCATCCAAAGCAGCAGGG GTGTTTGGATTTGCAGCCACCATCGTGTTTGCTATTGATTTCTACATAACCTTCAATGACCTGGTCACTTTCCTCAAGCAAGGCAGCTCCGATTCCCCTGAGGGGCGCAAGACAGAAG ATGAGGACTCCGACTCTGACTCAGACTGA